A stretch of the Filimonas lacunae genome encodes the following:
- a CDS encoding M57 family metalloprotease codes for MRKHFLLALAIGAFATSCQKHDANINTEPAPISAETLVKIKNLGFGTDGVRKVNDGYLVEGDIVLTEELLNGNNSAKLLRIAGTEQYRTTNVVSAPRNITVKVSNLGSAFIAGTDTAIARYNRLGLSITFSRITSGTAAITITGFNQGPSGGYITLGSSGFPTSSGAPYSSILMNTNSAAYGSNPNVLYVGSVIQHEIGHCIGFRHTDYYNRAYSCGGSAVNEGASNVGAILIPGTPSTANANSWMLACSNGGNRTFNSYDIIALNYLY; via the coding sequence ATGAGAAAACACTTCCTCCTCGCGCTGGCTATTGGCGCATTTGCTACTTCCTGTCAAAAACACGACGCTAACATCAACACCGAACCAGCACCTATCAGTGCAGAAACACTGGTAAAAATCAAGAACCTGGGTTTTGGAACGGACGGCGTTCGTAAAGTGAATGATGGTTACCTGGTAGAAGGAGACATTGTACTTACTGAAGAACTGCTGAATGGCAACAACTCTGCAAAGTTGCTACGTATAGCAGGCACAGAACAGTACAGAACTACCAACGTGGTGTCTGCCCCCCGGAACATTACTGTTAAAGTAAGCAACCTGGGAAGCGCTTTTATTGCAGGTACCGACACAGCTATTGCCCGGTATAACCGCCTTGGCCTTAGCATTACCTTCTCCCGCATTACCTCTGGCACAGCCGCTATTACCATTACCGGCTTTAACCAGGGTCCAAGCGGTGGGTACATTACACTTGGTTCGTCTGGTTTTCCAACCAGCTCAGGTGCGCCTTACAGCAGCATCCTGATGAACACCAATTCAGCCGCTTATGGCAGCAACCCCAACGTATTATATGTGGGTTCTGTAATACAGCACGAAATTGGTCACTGTATCGGTTTCCGTCACACCGATTACTATAACAGGGCTTACAGCTGCGGCGGCAGTGCAGTAAACGAAGGCGCATCCAATGTAGGCGCTATTCTTATTCCAGGCACCCCTTCAACAGCCAACGCCAATTCCTGGATGCTGGCCTGTTCAAACGGTGGCAACCGCACCTTCAACAGCTATGATATCATAGCATTGAACTACCTGTATTAA
- a CDS encoding DEAD/DEAH box helicase, translating into MKFEQYHISDEIKERLAELGFKRPTDIQFKAIPPILKGDDVLAIAQTGTGKTAAFAIPLLHLLYQNNIEHMRKYQVKCLVMVPTRELAVQIASVFRDIGKNLRLNIVGVFGGVEQEQQIKLLEKGVDVLIATPGRMFDLIHQEKIDLSRLKTLVLDEADHMLDLGFIRDIRDVLRHITHPHQTLFFSATIDADIKEIAYSLVRNPIRIQISPQDPVSRNVSHAVTYIEMDDKRFFLERLVKEFPDKKMLVFVRTKVRAERVAAAMERVEIATLTMHGGKEQGDRLQVMNEFKKGDVKMLITTDVNARGIDIPNVDWVVNYDLPDEPENYVHRVGRTGRGVQKGQAISFCSTEEKPLLNDIQKYLGKPIHEMQIDNAAYKETISFSDEVPNDNWKLLIEKDNEAAAKAKRKKKKK; encoded by the coding sequence ATGAAGTTTGAGCAATACCACATTTCTGATGAAATTAAAGAGCGTTTGGCTGAATTAGGCTTTAAGCGTCCTACGGACATACAGTTTAAAGCCATTCCCCCCATTTTAAAAGGAGATGATGTGCTGGCTATTGCCCAAACGGGTACCGGTAAAACGGCGGCTTTTGCAATTCCTTTGTTGCATTTACTGTACCAGAACAATATTGAACACATGCGTAAATACCAGGTGAAATGCCTGGTGATGGTGCCAACACGTGAACTGGCGGTGCAGATAGCCTCTGTGTTCCGGGATATTGGTAAAAACCTGCGTTTAAACATTGTGGGCGTATTTGGCGGGGTAGAGCAGGAGCAGCAGATTAAATTGCTGGAGAAGGGCGTGGATGTATTAATTGCTACTCCGGGTCGTATGTTTGATTTGATTCACCAGGAAAAGATTGACTTGAGCCGTTTAAAAACATTGGTGCTGGACGAAGCCGATCATATGCTGGACCTTGGCTTTATCCGGGATATTCGCGATGTACTGCGACATATCACGCATCCGCACCAGACTTTATTCTTTTCGGCCACCATTGATGCGGATATTAAAGAGATTGCTTACTCCCTGGTTCGTAATCCTATCCGTATTCAGATATCGCCGCAAGACCCGGTTTCCAGAAATGTAAGTCATGCTGTGACCTATATTGAAATGGATGACAAACGTTTTTTCCTGGAACGCCTGGTGAAAGAATTTCCCGATAAAAAAATGCTGGTATTTGTGCGCACCAAAGTACGAGCAGAGCGTGTGGCAGCTGCTATGGAAAGGGTTGAGATTGCCACTTTAACCATGCACGGAGGTAAAGAGCAGGGCGACCGTTTGCAGGTAATGAATGAGTTTAAGAAAGGGGATGTGAAAATGCTGATCACTACAGATGTGAATGCAAGGGGCATTGACATTCCTAATGTAGACTGGGTGGTGAACTATGATTTACCGGATGAGCCGGAAAACTATGTGCACCGTGTTGGGCGTACCGGTCGTGGTGTACAGAAGGGGCAGGCTATTTCTTTTTGCAGCACGGAAGAAAAGCCGTTACTGAACGATATACAAAAGTACCTGGGCAAGCCTATACATGAAATGCAGATTGATAATGCAGCGTATAAGGAAACGATCAGCTTCTCTGATGAAGTGCCTAATGATAACTGGAAACTGCTGATAGAAAAAGACAACGAAGCGGCTGCCAAAGCCAAACGTAAAAAGAAAAAGAAATAA
- a CDS encoding S8 family peptidase codes for MKKYLLLIHIFFLSTVAFTQENNQLKEPITPALHHRLSPAITKSLKDSAVAERRIYTITVSDTAAFELFLHENRNTIQVKGYWKETSLYLIATSTRIFYKHIMPLPYLVFADARTTRPHTELAISDFNHTYNTINTTHAMFPSVTGEGITVSVKENLFDTTDIDIRHRIKPTAIASNTTATHASTMATLIGGAGNTYYTGRGVAKAVTLSSSSFDVLLPDTNAYSLYGISVQNHSYGVDIENYYGSDAAAYDASMIKDTALVHVFSTGNIGTDKAVGGRYDGIPGYSNLTGSFKMAKNIITVGAIDSLYNVSALSSRGPAYDGRVKPELVAYGQNGSSEAAALVSGAAVLLQHAYRQQHSNALPASALVKAMLVNSASDVLQKGPDFTSGYGVANVYKAMQALVNGQWMQGSIQQGQTVTLPLTIPGNSSSAKITLVWNDVAATPNAATALVNDVDLELYQPATNTVWQPWVLNTAASIDSLQLPAVRGRDSINTLEQVTLDNPPAGSWQIRVKGRTVKGIQPFYIAYQFDTAETFTWLAPRHTDNCIPASTNILKWEYHGAQTTGQLDISYDKGVHWQVLEAQVPLQAPYYKWYAPDTFTTALARLTIAGTRYLSDTFSISYQQYPAVGFNCTDSLMLYWPSLPGAVSYQLYQLKDKYLELLQGHITDTSLVVYLPDAAYAYYAVAPVNGDGQPGGISYSINYQQQGVACYFYGLLADYQGDNTGLITAQLGSLYNVKAISIEKQVGNGWKVLKSYTVSDDKIYTITDSSLVSGPNNYRATLTTTSGSYITSEVASLYYWKEDEYIVYPNPVRTGQLLQLLSQDPFNKVASLYSINGAKVWQQTIANTLEQLPVAHLPAGVYVLVIYNSEGKMLTTKKIVIQ; via the coding sequence ATGAAAAAATATTTGCTGCTTATACATATATTTTTTCTTTCAACCGTTGCGTTCACCCAGGAAAATAACCAGCTGAAAGAACCTATAACACCTGCACTGCATCACAGGCTTTCGCCTGCTATTACAAAATCGCTGAAAGATAGTGCTGTGGCAGAGCGTCGTATTTATACTATCACGGTATCTGATACCGCTGCATTTGAACTTTTTTTACACGAAAACAGGAACACCATACAGGTGAAAGGGTACTGGAAAGAAACGAGCCTGTATTTAATAGCTACCAGCACACGCATTTTTTACAAACATATTATGCCTTTACCTTACCTGGTATTTGCAGATGCACGCACCACGCGGCCACATACAGAACTGGCTATAAGTGATTTTAATCATACCTATAATACGATCAATACCACGCATGCCATGTTTCCATCCGTTACCGGAGAAGGGATCACCGTGTCTGTTAAAGAGAACTTGTTTGATACTACTGATATTGATATCCGCCATCGTATAAAGCCTACTGCAATAGCTAGTAACACTACCGCCACACATGCCAGCACTATGGCTACTTTAATAGGTGGTGCAGGTAATACCTACTATACCGGAAGGGGTGTTGCTAAAGCGGTAACCTTATCTTCCTCCAGTTTTGATGTGCTGCTGCCCGATACCAATGCATATAGCTTATATGGTATCAGCGTACAAAATCATTCTTATGGTGTGGATATTGAAAATTATTATGGCAGTGATGCGGCTGCTTATGATGCCAGCATGATAAAAGATACAGCGCTGGTGCATGTGTTTTCTACGGGCAACATAGGAACGGATAAAGCGGTGGGGGGCAGGTATGATGGCATACCCGGCTATTCTAACCTCACCGGCAGTTTTAAAATGGCTAAGAACATTATTACAGTGGGGGCTATCGATTCATTGTATAATGTTTCGGCATTGAGTTCGCGCGGGCCGGCTTATGATGGACGTGTAAAGCCCGAACTGGTGGCTTATGGCCAGAATGGAAGTTCGGAAGCAGCAGCCCTGGTAAGTGGTGCGGCTGTGTTGTTGCAGCATGCTTACCGGCAGCAGCATAGCAATGCTTTACCTGCCAGTGCTTTGGTGAAGGCTATGCTGGTAAACAGTGCCAGTGATGTGTTGCAGAAAGGGCCTGACTTTACTTCGGGTTATGGTGTGGCCAATGTATATAAGGCTATGCAAGCCCTGGTGAATGGTCAATGGATGCAAGGCAGTATACAGCAGGGGCAAACCGTAACCCTGCCACTTACTATACCCGGCAATAGCAGTAGTGCCAAAATTACCCTGGTATGGAATGATGTTGCTGCAACACCTAATGCGGCAACTGCACTGGTAAATGATGTAGACTTAGAATTGTATCAACCGGCAACCAACACCGTTTGGCAGCCCTGGGTGTTGAACACGGCGGCTTCTATTGATTCATTACAATTGCCCGCTGTGAGGGGCAGGGATAGCATCAATACGCTGGAACAGGTTACGCTGGATAACCCGCCAGCCGGTAGCTGGCAAATACGTGTAAAAGGCCGTACGGTAAAAGGTATACAGCCTTTTTATATCGCTTACCAATTTGACACGGCAGAGACATTTACCTGGCTGGCTCCCAGGCATACAGATAACTGCATACCTGCCAGCACCAATATATTAAAATGGGAATATCATGGCGCACAAACCACCGGGCAACTGGATATCAGCTACGATAAAGGTGTGCACTGGCAGGTGCTGGAAGCACAGGTGCCGTTACAGGCACCTTACTATAAATGGTATGCTCCGGATACTTTTACAACGGCACTGGCCCGGTTAACGATTGCAGGTACCCGGTATCTTTCCGATACGTTCTCCATTTCCTATCAACAATATCCGGCCGTAGGTTTTAACTGCACAGATTCACTTATGTTGTACTGGCCTTCTTTGCCTGGTGCAGTAAGTTATCAACTTTACCAGTTAAAGGATAAATACCTGGAGCTGTTACAGGGGCATATCACAGATACCAGCCTGGTAGTATATCTTCCCGATGCTGCTTATGCCTATTACGCGGTAGCCCCGGTAAATGGGGACGGGCAACCAGGGGGCATTAGTTACTCTATTAATTACCAGCAGCAGGGGGTGGCCTGTTATTTTTATGGCTTACTGGCCGATTACCAGGGCGATAATACAGGCCTTATCACTGCACAATTAGGCAGCTTATATAATGTAAAAGCAATTAGTATAGAAAAGCAGGTGGGAAACGGCTGGAAGGTATTAAAGAGTTATACCGTTAGCGATGATAAAATATATACCATAACGGACAGTAGCCTGGTAAGTGGCCCTAATAATTACCGAGCTACACTTACCACCACATCTGGTAGCTATATTACCAGTGAGGTGGCCAGTTTGTATTATTGGAAGGAGGACGAATACATTGTGTATCCTAACCCGGTTCGCACCGGCCAATTATTACAATTACTGTCGCAGGACCCTTTTAATAAAGTAGCAAGTCTCTATAGCATCAATGGCGCAAAAGTGTGGCAGCAAACAATTGCCAATACGCTGGAACAGCTTCCGGTGGCACATTTGCCTGCGGGCGTGTATGTGCTGGTTATTTACAACAGCGAGGGCAAAATGCTTACCACCAAAAAGATCGTTATTCAATAA
- a CDS encoding patatin-like phospholipase family protein, which produces MHDNRLILFIILCVPFFAVAQPARHTRPHIGVTLSGGGAKGLAHIGILKAIDSAGLKIDYVTGTSMGSIIGALYASGYTADSLEKIARTTNWDLMMSNAASLHSMGMEEKEEYDKYAIELPWVNSGFRLPSGMLESEELWLKFSEFFFPVYKMKDFMKFPKKFRCIATDVSSGQAVVLDRGEIVSAVRSSMAIPSVFTAVEYQGRKLVDGGIVRNFPVHDAIDMGADFVIGSNVSGGLLPAEKINNVFQILLQIAFFREDENTNKEKQLCQVLVNHQLENYTMGSFSSSDEIINEGIEAGRKMYPTFKKLADSLDRLYGKDTVPPTPLPQVNEVKITDYAIEGLHRTNRYFFLSLMQFARNKWYSAQSLNDHIRVAFGTRYYKKIIYRLEPLTDSTAKIIFTAEEHPLTFAKLGIHYNTFSGISLIGNLTSRDFFVPYSRSRSLVTVNIGENMRLRAEHLQYLDRLDRISINSLLQLEQVGFNTYNNTSERDGVYQQLYFKAEANFSASFTRNMSLGVGHRFEAFHYTPGISTNNLEVKGSNQQHNTYAFYKYNSLSNGVYPHKGVKINLEVGGVYGTSPEVDFYRTGKAVTADSLGFNYGAFTRATFTFVHYVPVTKRVTLIEYLQAGVNFNDKQGPLNAYYVGGLSTEFRNQILFAGLNEGTTYSSSVANFQLALRYQMYTNIFITGRANLLYRDVITSNSRIGKASYLSGYALTFGYNFLLGPLEISAMYSEQSKKVIPYVNLGIPF; this is translated from the coding sequence TATGTGTACCTTTTTTTGCTGTTGCCCAGCCCGCACGTCACACAAGACCTCACATAGGCGTAACCCTTAGCGGCGGAGGCGCCAAAGGGCTTGCTCATATCGGCATTTTGAAAGCCATCGACTCAGCCGGTTTAAAAATCGATTATGTTACAGGCACCAGCATGGGCAGTATTATCGGCGCTTTATATGCCTCTGGTTATACAGCCGACAGCCTGGAAAAAATTGCCCGCACCACCAACTGGGATTTAATGATGTCCAACGCAGCATCCCTGCATTCCATGGGCATGGAAGAAAAAGAAGAGTACGATAAATATGCCATAGAACTACCCTGGGTAAACAGCGGCTTCCGCCTGCCCAGCGGTATGCTGGAATCGGAAGAGCTATGGCTCAAATTCAGTGAGTTCTTTTTCCCCGTGTATAAGATGAAGGACTTTATGAAGTTTCCTAAAAAGTTCCGCTGTATTGCCACTGACGTATCCAGCGGGCAGGCAGTGGTGCTGGACCGCGGCGAAATAGTAAGCGCCGTGCGCAGCAGCATGGCCATCCCTTCAGTGTTCACTGCCGTAGAATACCAGGGCCGTAAACTGGTAGATGGTGGCATTGTACGCAACTTCCCGGTACATGACGCTATTGACATGGGAGCAGATTTTGTTATTGGCAGCAACGTATCCGGTGGCTTATTACCGGCAGAAAAGATCAATAACGTATTCCAGATATTACTACAGATTGCCTTTTTCAGAGAAGATGAAAACACCAACAAAGAAAAACAACTTTGCCAGGTGCTGGTGAATCATCAACTGGAAAACTACACTATGGGCAGCTTTAGCTCCAGCGATGAAATTATCAATGAAGGTATTGAAGCAGGCCGCAAAATGTATCCCACGTTTAAAAAACTGGCCGATTCGCTGGATCGTCTTTATGGCAAAGACACAGTACCGCCTACTCCGCTGCCACAGGTGAATGAAGTAAAGATTACGGACTATGCCATTGAGGGCTTACACCGCACCAATCGTTACTTTTTCTTAAGCCTGATGCAGTTTGCGCGCAATAAATGGTACTCCGCTCAAAGCCTGAACGATCATATCCGGGTCGCTTTTGGCACCCGATATTATAAGAAGATCATTTACCGCCTGGAGCCATTGACCGATTCCACTGCCAAAATCATTTTTACAGCCGAGGAGCACCCCCTCACCTTTGCCAAACTGGGCATTCACTATAATACCTTTAGCGGTATCAGCTTAATAGGCAACCTTACCTCGCGCGACTTCTTTGTTCCTTATTCCCGTTCACGCAGCCTGGTTACGGTGAACATTGGTGAAAACATGCGCCTGCGTGCAGAGCATTTGCAGTATTTAGACCGTCTTGACCGTATATCCATCAACAGCCTGTTGCAACTGGAACAGGTAGGTTTTAATACCTACAATAACACCAGCGAAAGAGATGGTGTATACCAGCAATTGTACTTTAAGGCAGAGGCCAATTTCTCTGCTTCTTTTACCCGTAACATGTCGCTGGGTGTAGGACATCGTTTTGAAGCCTTCCATTACACACCGGGCATATCTACCAATAACCTGGAAGTAAAAGGCAGCAACCAGCAACACAATACCTATGCCTTCTATAAATACAACTCCTTAAGCAACGGTGTATACCCGCATAAAGGCGTAAAAATTAACCTGGAAGTAGGTGGAGTGTATGGTACATCGCCAGAGGTTGACTTTTATCGCACCGGTAAAGCCGTAACAGCAGACTCCCTGGGTTTTAATTATGGCGCGTTTACCCGCGCTACATTTACCTTTGTACATTATGTACCGGTTACCAAACGCGTTACCCTTATTGAGTATCTGCAGGCCGGTGTAAACTTTAACGATAAACAAGGCCCGTTAAATGCTTATTATGTAGGCGGCCTTAGCACCGAATTCCGAAACCAGATATTATTCGCCGGCTTAAATGAAGGCACCACCTACAGCAGCAGTGTGGCCAATTTTCAACTGGCACTACGCTACCAGATGTACACCAATATCTTTATTACCGGCAGGGCCAACCTGCTTTATCGCGATGTTATCACCTCCAACTCCCGCATAGGAAAAGCCAGCTATTTAAGTGGGTATGCCCTTACTTTCGGCTATAACTTCCTGTTAGGGCCACTGGAAATAAGTGCTATGTATTCAGAACAGTCGAAAAAAGTAATACCGTACGTAAACCTTGGGATACCTTTTTAG
- a CDS encoding tetratricopeptide repeat protein, with protein sequence MSNSGFTEGDIFYTVIDNNYHIFKLLVQEYATWHVMHFAPVTQLPNAEQVDDLEIYGYHAPISATGFNNPVLLAHQPVIAADLIGYHTYLQETLRPEDYIPIAQRYYSTAYEFTNQQLHHEAIDAYSKAIDLLPYFYEAIDNRAFCKMDLGLWDEAIEDFTLSLTQNPESMLAEFSIGECYYKKGEYVKALPYFERAHQLNPQHPAPDTYIQALKALL encoded by the coding sequence ATGAGCAATTCCGGCTTTACTGAAGGCGATATCTTTTACACAGTCATCGACAACAATTACCATATTTTTAAACTGCTGGTGCAGGAATATGCCACCTGGCATGTGATGCATTTTGCGCCTGTTACACAATTACCCAACGCAGAGCAGGTAGACGATCTGGAAATTTACGGTTACCACGCCCCCATCAGCGCCACAGGTTTCAATAACCCGGTTTTACTGGCCCACCAGCCTGTAATAGCCGCCGATTTAATCGGTTATCATACTTACCTGCAGGAAACCCTTCGCCCCGAAGACTATATCCCCATTGCTCAACGGTATTACAGCACTGCCTACGAATTCACCAACCAGCAGCTGCACCACGAGGCCATTGACGCCTATTCCAAAGCCATAGACCTGCTACCCTACTTTTACGAGGCTATTGACAATCGTGCTTTCTGTAAAATGGATCTGGGTTTATGGGACGAAGCCATTGAAGATTTTACGCTTTCCCTCACACAAAACCCCGAAAGTATGCTTGCGGAGTTTTCTATAGGAGAATGTTACTATAAAAAAGGCGAATATGTGAAAGCACTGCCCTATTTTGAAAGGGCGCACCAGCTTAATCCACAGCATCCGGCACCCGACACATATATCCAGGCACTAAAGGCACTGTTATAA